One genomic region from Oikeobacillus pervagus encodes:
- the ric gene encoding iron-sulfur cluster repair di-iron protein, which yields MAYPFTVDSIIGEIVNDLPKSSDLFKKNRIDFCCGGNRPIKEAASERGLDAEVLVSTLNGLYEEMNTEGVQQDWMTADLSSIVDYVVNTHHRYLNEEFPQLTPYVTKVLRVHGVDSPHLKEVHSLFHTIKTELEQHIIKEETELFPYVKIYENDPSSENLNKLLAQLDGLESEHDAVGQALKQLRDVTNDFVPPMGACRTYQLVYNRLEALEDDTFRHVHLENNILFKRIKELG from the coding sequence GTGATTTATTTAAGAAAAATAGAATTGATTTTTGTTGTGGAGGAAATCGTCCAATTAAAGAGGCTGCTAGTGAAAGGGGACTTGATGCAGAAGTATTAGTCTCTACCTTAAATGGCCTATATGAAGAGATGAATACAGAGGGGGTACAACAGGATTGGATGACCGCCGACCTCTCTTCTATTGTCGACTATGTCGTGAATACTCATCATCGCTATTTAAATGAAGAGTTTCCACAGCTTACACCTTATGTGACAAAAGTTTTACGTGTACATGGTGTGGATTCCCCACACTTAAAAGAAGTTCACTCCCTTTTTCATACAATTAAAACAGAATTAGAACAACATATTATTAAAGAAGAGACAGAACTATTTCCCTATGTAAAAATCTACGAAAACGATCCTTCAAGTGAGAATTTAAATAAATTACTGGCTCAATTAGATGGGCTTGAATCAGAACATGATGCAGTCGGTCAAGCTTTAAAACAATTACGCGATGTAACAAATGATTTTGTCCCACCAATGGGAGCTTGCCGTACTTACCAACTTGTCTATAATCGGTTAGAAGCCTTGGAAGATGATACATTCCGCCATGTACATTTAGAAAATAATATATTATTTAAAAGAATTAAAGAATTAGGTTAA
- a CDS encoding hemerythrin domain-containing protein — translation MELCCGKVPGQGNRPISQFCEPLVRLYQEHSPLNEMKQDLYERAKQTSSSTDPRNHLLQLREKVLSFQRALDQHSRREEDGLFEMMTAHIGKELGPIAMMEYEHSLANENIRLFLEQTSLMSDKLTKEEALGFAQYIVTAYEVLTSHFMKEESVLFPMAEQMLSDEEKRLLAERMETI, via the coding sequence ATGGAATTATGTTGCGGTAAAGTGCCAGGCCAAGGGAATCGCCCTATTTCTCAATTTTGCGAACCATTAGTAAGACTTTATCAGGAACATTCACCGTTGAATGAAATGAAGCAAGATCTATATGAAAGGGCTAAACAAACGAGTTCATCAACTGATCCACGAAATCATCTGTTACAACTTCGTGAAAAAGTTCTTTCATTCCAAAGAGCACTTGATCAACATTCACGAAGGGAAGAAGATGGTCTATTTGAAATGATGACAGCTCATATAGGGAAAGAATTAGGGCCGATTGCGATGATGGAATACGAGCATTCATTGGCAAATGAAAATATTCGTCTCTTTTTAGAACAGACCTCCCTTATGTCTGATAAACTGACGAAGGAAGAGGCCCTTGGATTCGCACAATATATCGTTACCGCATATGAAGTCTTAACTTCGCATTTTATGAAAGAAGAAAGCGTCTTATTTCCCATGGCTGAGCAAATGTTGTCTGATGAGGAAAAAAGACTTCTTGCCGAACGAATGGAAACAATTTAA
- a CDS encoding Crp/Fnr family transcriptional regulator translates to MSRKMYTILKDLPLFKHLSDQEIESIALTSKKKTVKRGEHIFFQGEKHEAVYFIDEGTIKIYRNDIQGREQIVAVLKSGDMFPHIGFFQKSEYPANSIAMEQTDLIYILLSEFEKVLLEQPETAVKLYRMMGEKISELQQRLEAQILNDTYEKFIKWLLRFGNSYGKETEDGMVSVMIPLTNKEIAQMIGTTRETVSRILTKMKNHNLVHSDKKNKYIYDPESLTNELIKEKE, encoded by the coding sequence ATGAGTCGAAAAATGTACACAATTTTAAAGGATTTACCGCTTTTTAAACATTTATCAGATCAAGAGATTGAGTCAATAGCGTTAACCTCCAAGAAGAAAACAGTGAAAAGAGGGGAGCATATTTTTTTTCAAGGGGAAAAGCATGAGGCTGTTTATTTTATTGACGAAGGTACGATCAAAATTTATCGAAATGATATTCAAGGGAGAGAACAGATTGTTGCTGTCTTAAAGTCAGGAGATATGTTTCCTCATATTGGTTTCTTCCAAAAAAGTGAATATCCAGCTAATTCAATTGCGATGGAGCAAACCGACCTCATCTATATTCTATTATCTGAATTTGAGAAAGTTTTACTAGAACAGCCTGAGACAGCGGTGAAATTATATCGGATGATGGGAGAGAAAATCTCTGAATTGCAGCAACGATTGGAAGCGCAAATATTAAACGATACATATGAGAAATTTATTAAGTGGCTTCTCCGATTTGGCAATAGTTATGGAAAGGAAACGGAGGATGGAATGGTTTCTGTCATGATTCCTTTAACGAATAAAGAAATCGCCCAAATGATTGGGACAACAAGGGAGACGGTTAGTCGTATTTTAACTAAAATGAAAAATCACAACCTTGTTCATTCAGATAAAAAAAATAAATATATTTACGATCCAGAAAGTTTAACAAATGAATTAATAAAAGAAAAAGAATAA